TGTATTCACTAAGAATTGCCCACCTCTCTCTTCTATCTCATTCCCGGGCGCTGTGACGCTTCGGGTTCATTTTGTCGGGCACttcctgtgtctgtgtctcgctgCGGTAACCAGAGGCTGGATCCCACCTGGAGTCAATAGAAAATGCCATCTGTGGTGGAGCTAATGAAGCTATCCAATTATAGGCTCAGGAGCACCCATGGAAACTGTCGACGGATTTACCTTGCGTGGCGAAACTCAATCTTGGCCACCGTGTTGTTCAGCGGAAGAACGCCGCTGCGTTGCTATTGGCTCGGTAATACAAAGCGAAAATAAAAGTACCGTCGCCACACATGTCTGTTGCGCAGTACGAAGAAAGCTGTGCCAAGAGCAGACAAACCGTATTCGACAAGGATTATCGCTTGAAATATCATTGCATTATCGATGTCTACGGTACTTTTCAAATTCTATTTCATGTGTCGACTGAACATACTTTAGAGATAGGTATCGCTCTGCGAAATTCTTAAAACGGGACCCTTCTATGTCTCGCTGCGTTTGCCCGCAATGAGCGATGGGATACGAGACATCAATCTTACAAGAGTTCGTACAACGTTGGACCTGTGACGGCTGGCGTCACGGCCAACTGTGCGGATGACGTCCGTTCCATGGACATGCTTCGACTTCAAAGAGGTTCTTGCTTTCTATCTTGGTCAGATGTTCTGGACATGACTGCTCGGCAGTCAGTCAATCGCGCAGTAAGCTGGAAGGGAGTTCATTTTCAAGTAACGGTATCGTCTTGGCTTCATGGAGGCAACAAATTTCCGAACGTTGTTACCGTCAGTAGTGGAAGCCCCCTTGCCTTCTGCGGCCGAACACTGAATTATCGTCATCCGCACATGCTCCATTAGGATAGCATATAATCGTGTACGATGGAGCTATCTCAATTATCATGCTTGATGGGTGCAGTATTACTGCACTGGTTCAGCGCAGTGAAGTCCTGCTTCCGCGTTTCGCGTAGCTTTCTGCCTTAAGGGGTAACCAATTAAATGGGTAATCAAGTGATATACACACATCGGAAGAGCAAATGTAATGGCTGCAGCCTACTGTAAAACACTACCTGAGTATATTTGACATCACTGGCAAGACACATGCGTATACTACTTTGTGAAACGAAGTGACTGCACTGGAATACGGTAGACAAAggatctgtctcttcttctgatGTTGAATCGGACAGTTTGCTTTTGCGCCAGACTCCAGACCGTTTCAGGTCGCTGCCCTCTTTGTTCTTCAGCTGTTTTAATGCTGGAGGAGATCCGATTTGCCTTTTGTTGTCGTTGGCCGGAGCACAGCATGTGCCTTCTAGGCGAACATGTGAGCACGCGGACACGGGACCCATGGGGCCTCGGTTACCCGCGGGGGCCAGCAGCCATTCGACGCTGTGTGCGGCCGCATCACTCGTTGCTGCTTCGAGGACAGCGCAAACTTCGCACGCATTCCGTTGATCGGAcggagatgcatgcacacttCAGGGTGCCGTTCATCTGGAAATTAAACATATTTGCATTACTCACCTCAAAAACATCTGCGGATTTCTATAAGCCTAAATGAGTAGGGCAGACGAAGTCATTCAGTTTGACTCAAGCCCTCGTAGGCGCTGTTGCCGGCAGAGAAGTGTTTCATGAACTGAAAAGCACTGAACGCTTTCCTGGTGAGCGAGCCTGTTTCCCTTGTATCTCTACGGATACTTGTGCAATCTTCCCATTCCGAAACCGTTTTCGCAACAAAGCAGGAGTTTGTGATTGTTTTCCCCGTGTCGTGCCGCTGAGGTTCACCGCAAACGACGACGCCTACACCCGATAGGGTCGTCGCATCTCCGGAGGTGGCCAGCGGTGAAAAGACAATGGAGAGCATGGTTGAAAAAAAACGTTCAGCATTCTCCACCGGGTGGCATCTCCCCTCTCAACTGAAGGCGAGACTTGGACTGCTGTTTCATCATGACTCGCCCATACTGCTTTTGTCTGTTGTGCTCTCTCTGATGGTTCTTGAACCACTAGTTTCTCTCGACTGTTCTGCATGCCGGGTTTGCACAGCCCTGGCTGACTCCGTCAGCGGTCGTGAGACTGATACCGATTGGAGTGATACATACAGATGGACTGAAACAGGAGATAGTACCACAGTTGAAGGGAGCGGCGGTGTTACAGAAGTAGAAGAGGGCAACCCAGCTGAAGGGAACAGCGGTGCGATAGAAGCAGAAGACCGCACTACGGTTGAAGGATGCGGCGGTGCTACAGAAGTATACGGCGGTACCGCGGAAGTATACGACGGTGCCGTGGAAGTATACGGCGGGGCCGCGGAAGAAAACTACACGAGTGTCGGCAAGCCGATTGAGTCGCATGCCGTCGAACCATTGCGAGAACGGAGCACAAATCCCAGCGTTGCCGCGCATGTTTCAAGGATCCGACACTGCGGACGGGCTCGTCCAGTAGTGGCTTCTGGAATGTGAGTCGAAACGCAGCTTTGAAACGGATCGGTGCCAACACTACCTATGCTTGGCGGGCACATGAACGTGGCTCCAATAAGACAAACGTCTTGAGTGATAAAACACGCGAGCATTACCTAGCATTCATTGATAGAGAATTAGTCTGGCTTGTGGAAGCGCCCTCTGGCTTGGTGCACCGTTCATTATCTGTTAAACGAAATATCCACGACGTCTTTCTGATAAACAGCAGAAATTGTCTTGGCTGAAGGGGGTTCCGTTAAAGCGGGCGTGGAATCTGCTTGCGGCACAACGATAAATTTCTTCAACATGCAGACTACGTAGAAGGCCGACAGCCACTATTCCCGTACATATTTGTCCACGCTGTATTGAAACCAATGCGTTCGACCAAAAACCTCCTTcatgagaaagagaaaaagacatcGTTACTTTGCTCTTACCTGGGAAACGAAAAGGCTCATTTTTACGTCGAGCATTGTCTCGCTCCATTTCTGTTCGCTTCCCGCGGCCCTGGCTCTGGGATGAAATACTGCAGTCGACGCATCGTGGTTTCCTTCACATGAATGGGAAGTCCGTGCCACAAAAACCCTGCTCAAACTGCTGATACAGAAGACACAAATATCAAACAAACAGTCCGGTTGCTTACCAGAGCAAAACACTTTGTGAAAATTCATTGCTGATGATTCCGTGGGCGCATGTTTCACGGGGGCCATTCTCAGTTTCCGCAGCTTCACGGTGTGACATCGAGACTCTTTCTGTGGGAGGTTGCAGACACCGTAAGTAGAATGCACAGACAGGTCAGAGATATTCGGCGCGCGCGCCGCAGTCTTCAGCATAATAAAAATTCTGGTGAAGCCGGGGAAAAAATTGCTGCCAATGTCATATGAAACACATTCAAACTACTACCTTGTCCAAAACAAGTTCTCTGCCTGCCCATGTGTCTTCCGTTATGCGAAGATTCCTCTGGAAGGCCCGAGTGCCCTACCGATAAGGCACGGACTGCTGACCCGTCGAGACCGTCACCCGTTGTCGAAGTTCTTCGGTGCCATATATATCCCTGAATCGGTGGACCGCTGTCTGCGTTGCAATTCGTTTCGTCATTTCGTAGCCTGGGGCATTCTTTGCGACTACTACTGGCGTACCTCGCAATGTGGACAGCTCTGCCTGCCACGTTACGTAGATGACCTCATCGTTTCTttggctttcttctcgtgtgGATGTGATATTGCAGCCTTGCAGGCCTTGTACTTTCTGTCCTCCTCGGTGCAATCGTTCTCAACTCGGGCAGAAAGGCGCATAAAGCAACTACGCCAGCTCCAAGTAAGACATCATATGTGCGTCTCGTGAACGCTCGGGACTCCCCGCAGCATTCACCTGAAGACATGTCATGATGACAGCCGTACTGCAATGCCCTTCAGCGTTCAGAGTATTGACTGCTCTGGATTCTATTTTGCTACCAAACCTTTATCGTTCGTTTGTCTTTCCTTTGCTTGTTCACTCAGGCAGGGTGTAAGTTGCCAACGGCACCGCCACGCTAGTCTTCAACTCTACCTGTACACAGGCACATGGACGCAGTGCGACCAGTACTGTCGCCCCTACCCTAATCACTGTGCTATTCGGGACTTCATTTCTGTAGTTTGATGCTAGATAGTGACGTCTGGCGGGAGTAATGCGCATGCGGGTCGCGATGCACGACGATGGACGGCTGAACACACAGGGACTGGGACTGGATATTCGGCAGATGATACGCCCCATTAACGCTCATGCGGTCTCGCCACTCATGTGTGTTTTTCCCTTGTTAATGGATCTGCTTTCACCAGAACACAGGTAAGCAAAAGCGGTTTGAAAAAGTGAGAGTCTGTTGTGCTGTTGTGCAGAGTCAGAGGGTGTTGGATCACTCTTCTGGAAGATCCATTGTTATTTTGTCCCTGACGGTGTAAAGAGAGAGTGATTTCACGTGCTAGTGGTACGTGAGTACCGGGGTTGTCTGATTCCGAGGACACAATGTGATGGTTCCTGTGTTGTGAGCGTTCTCAGGCTTTCGGACTAGAGGAAGCAATCAACCTGCTCGTGAGTACTCTTTCTGCTGTGGCCaggcgtttcgtctctcagcAGATTTGAACGATATGAAAAGCCCTTCTTACTGATTCAGCTGGTGTGCATGTCTTGGGACATTTTGCCCCGTGCCGCTTTCCGTCAgctgtttctgtctcatAGAGTTATGGTGCGGCCTACAAGAGAGAACATCTGCCATGCAGAACTGGGGCTGCCAGGGACTAGAGGGATGCAACTGAATCCAAACTGTACTGCGTCGAGGCTGTTTTGAAGCTCTGCTTGTTGTCTCCAGAACGATGTGACTGATACACTCTCGAAGTTTCTTCAAGCACCACCAGCTTGCTGTGCGCGTGTATAGTGTTGTTCTAACTGGTTCCTTTCTCACGCATCGGTGAGACTCATGCGGTTAGCTCATGGGGGCTGGGTTCCCGAGGATATAACAGTTTTCTGCACATACTTTATCACATGAAGAGGTCTCCCGTCCATTTTTCTGCCGAGATATCCGGTTGTATAGCGAGTTAAGAATGGTTCTGGCGTCACTGGTGACATCTAAAGCAAATACAGTATCACACGGTGGCTTCGTCGCGGCGGAATGTGTAGGATCAGTTAGCTGAACTGGGCTATCTGTCGATTGATGAGCTTTCATTATCATCGTCCATGACGTTGCATCAAGGTCAGTTGCCTGCTGTAGACGGGCAAAAGCAGCCCCTCCGCTCCTTTTCGAGATGCTCAGTTCCATACACAGCGCTTCATTGCTTGTTAAGAGACAAATGGGCGTACGAGGTGTGTCGTCAGTTACACGAAGTGTCAACCCATCAGTAGGACTGTTGGGTTAAATGTTCAAGCTTTAACCATCCTCAACTAATAGGCGTTCTTCTTTGTGTGCAGaaactcaaatcgaataaacagagacattatagtacctaggatactgaatacAACTCCAGTTATGATATCGATGAAACTTATTTGATTAACATAACAACATAGAAGATTAAGCTGCATTACGTTTAAACTTTACACTGGATACGTTTTAATGTTCACTTACTACAGACCATGGGAGCAATCAAGAAAAATGATCCTATGGTAGTGAGGGCCGATTCATATTTCCTGTGGCACTTGATGACATAGGGTTTTCAGACTTCCGCTCGACAAGACTGTTCAGGACTGCCTGAAGTTGTTCAACAGCCTGAGACTCACTACCGTAGAACATCGACTCCATGACAGAGGGGGGGGGTTCGCGTTCGCTACACGAATGTGTCGTTCCACAGTGAAGCACGACATAAGGGTTTATCAGGGCACCGCGTCGTGATCGAATCAATGTGGGGGTGCCTTTGTGAAGAGCCCACGACTTCTCATCAGCGTGCAGACCACTGACTTCACCACAACAAGACCCTGTCATATTTTGTCGATGTCACTGAGATTAACTGGTGCAGTATTCTTGTTTGGAAATCAAGTGCCTCACACAAAGACAACGTGAGAATTCAGGGGCTTCAACCCAGGCAGTGCTTTTATTTTGATTACTATATGATCACACACAATGACTTTTAGAAGTGACCCACGTCTGCATATGTTGAGATATTGGTGTGTGCATAAACGTTTTTCGATTCATGTGCGTGACCGTCTGCACAGACCCAAAAAGCACGGTTATTCACCAGCcgcctcgtttcttctctgtttagCTACACAATTTCTCGTGTTGCCCTTCATACCTGGAGCAAGCGTCTTCGACGAAGTGTTTGCATGTCCGTCATATTCGGATTCCGTGTGTATGAACAGCAGAAGCTCGTGAGCACTTCCATGAATATGTCGGATTCTCTGATGTGTTGCGATGCGCCTACTTTTCTCTCCGGATACGGAATACAAACACGAGCGTTCAAGTGGCTTCGTGATTAAAAGCTAAGGTCTGTGCTGCAGAAGGGGCGGTGTCGTGGATCGGCAGCTTTGGTGGGAGACCTGCGCGTGACCGGAGATTATGCACGTTACCTCATGCGCAGGCTTATACGAGAGTGGCCCCACGGGTGGATGTTGTATACTTGAGTCCGACATTCACTTTACGACAAGAAGAGGACCTGGCAGACATTCTTTCCTATGGTGTGATGCGCGCAGAAATGTCACTGAGGAGCGCGCTACCAACACTGGCGCTGGCTGTGCTGTTCTGCGATGTGCAGGTGGTTGCTGGACTAGCACCCGTTGTCATTGGTATTGCGCTCGTGAGTTTGCATAGCAAATTGGAGAACCTTAGTGAGCACATCGTTCAGAGTTAAAGGAAGCATTCGtccgtttctgcagagacttgCGAGTCGTCGCACTCACCTGCGGTTCTCACAAAAGCGAGTCTTTCGCACCTTATCTACATTTCGAACGTTCAGCGTGAATCAACAGAAACAGTTTGTCCGCTTAGCTCCTTCACGtgccttgtctctctgggTGTGCGATCACGGGATAGCCCATTTCTACAGCATTCGTGCGTTCATTCCACACAGGATCAACTCTCGTTTCCGGTCTAGATAACTGCAGGGGTTACCGAAGAATGTGCGATTCGGGGATCCTTTCATGCGTTGTATTGCAGTATCTGATGACAGTAAGCGGGAAATGCGGAAAGGTCGATAGTCGTAAAATTCTGTGGCCCATACGTATATGACGAAGACAGAGCCTTCTGCCGTGAGAGATTCAGACCACGTATGCAAGGCGTTAGTACAGGGTCAACTGCCGATCAGAGTCTAAATGAGAATGTAACGCAATTCGCTTTGACTGTCCGGCGATCATGCCCTGCCAGCTGCGTCTTCGAGCATCATGTACCAGGTGTATGGTTTGCAGGGAAGCTCCTTTTGTATGTTGTTATACTCTGGGAGGAGCCTTAACGTTCTGTTGGCGGTCCATCGTACTGGTTTATTCCTCGCACGGTAGAGAAAGACTCGGGTGATTACAAGCGAATGTGCCAGCGTCTTGATCAAGGGCGTTGTGGCAAGTACTGAATCTTTTCGAGAGAACTAATATTATCCTGCACGTCTTGTAAGAAATACGTGCACACATCTGGGATGTTTACCGAGCAAGACCTGAGAATGGGGACAGTGGCGTCGATTGGAACTACAGGTGCATTAACCTGATATCGGTTGAGCCCTCTGAAAACTCCCCAAAACCCTGGGATTATGAGGATTCAACGCACACTGTTTTGATGAAAATGCAACGATACCGTCGGGCGGTTTTATGCTCGGCGGTGAGATGCGGTCGACTTCTGAGGACTGCCAGTCATTGACAACGAAGGTATTaacggtgcatgcagctggaaGAATCGCAGCAGGAACCGTGAACACAGTTGTGCGTGGCTGACGGAAGTATTGTATTAAAGAGTGTGACATGCTGGGATATGATACTGTTAAGAGGGGACAGCATGATTTAAGTGTTTCGTGAGAGGGAGTGTCCAAAACATCTGGAGTTTTTGCGCAGCATAGGAGAATGAGTATTTTTGCCAGGCTTCGTGTGCACTGTGGAACCCATGCCTGATGATGAGGTGGGCCTCTAGGATCGTCCACCATCACTTGAAACACATTGAGATGAGTCGCCTGTGCGAGAAGCAGATAGAGGAGGTGGTCTTCCGGACGTCAGGGTCGTCGAGCTTGGTCCGTCGCCCCGATGGTATGCCATCTTGTGTCACGACGTTGCTCCAGACTCCTGTCCCCGCAGTTAGCAACGTGTTGACGGAGTTACGAAGCACCGCGTCAACACAGAGGAGGACTGAGCCTAGCTTTTTTGAGAGCGTGGTGGTTCAGTTAACGTTCGGCTTTACGTCAAGAAGTGCTGATAGTGAGCGCGCGCACACGGACCAATCGTTACGATTTCTGTATCCAAGCACTTGGGAAGCGTCATAAGAGAATTCTTTTTCCGGTAAACTATGCTGCACAGCGGCATGACCTCGCAAGACTGCAAGTAAATCAGGTGAGTCTTCGCATTCCATAGCCTCAGGTAAGTACATTGGCCTGTGATACACTTTGGCAGTCTGCCACGTTTCGAGgagggacggagagaagatcGGTGTTGAAGGTGAGGGTGTGAAGATTAGTTGTGCAGGTGAAAGGAATCGTGGAGATACACAGCTCAAATGAAAGGTACCTCCGGCCATCTCCTTCTCAAGAGGCAATTATATTGCGACGTTTAGACGTATTTCGGGATCTTTGCTGTCACGGAATAGGGAGTGTCCGCTTCACTTAGTGTCTCACTTCATCTGGTTGGCGATCAACACGGACCCTCCAGCGATAATAGACGATCGCGAGAAATTGAATTTGCTGTGCAAGCGTTGCCGAGGAGAGAGCCGACGTGACATGGGGGCTGAGCATATAGCGTGGCATGGGGAAGCGGGTGGTTGTGCATGTCTTCATAGATTGAAGCCTGTTCAACATTCGACAGACAGGTACAATGTTTTCGTGTTCTCGTGCCGATAGGCTGCTGGAAGAGCGGTATGCAGCATGTCTAATGACGTGGCCAGCATTATCGGACGCCTCCTCACAGTTCGAGAGATGGACTTGCGTTCTAGGTAAGGAACTTCGCTCGAATCCTTGTTTCATTGGTATCCATTGGGGTGTTTTCGAGATCTCCTCTTTTGCAGCCTGTAAGCGTTTTTAACCTGTAGCTGTCTCGGAGAACTCGTTTTAATGTTGTAATTTGTTGTTGCTTCAGTAGGGTGCTATCGAGTCGCGTATCGGGGCAAAGGTGAGGCAAAAATCCTACGCCGTGCCGGTGGCCAAAGAGTGGCTGAACTCAAATTTAATGTATAATCTGAGATACAGTGCCTCTCACTCATGTGGGCGAAGAACCACATAACGCATGGAAATCCGCATACGGAGCGAGCAGATGGATTCAGACTTGGTTGGCTTATCATGCTAGAACTACCTCGAGCGCAGGAAGAGGCGCAGAACCGTGGTGCGCATGATCCGTGGGCGACTGGAAAAATTGGGAATGACGGCTGCGGAGGCTCACTGTCAATGTGTCTCGGTGCGGCTTACTCATGACATCTCTACCGCCTGGTCCTGCGGTGTGCATCATGAGCGACCAATAATTGTTCATGGATTTGACGATTCTTTATCAACTGTAGCTGTGTGATAGCGTCAGCACGGTGACGGTGGTTGCTCTACTGCCTTCGACCAAAGTATGCATTCGCGAGTATGAACAAGGACGACAAGTCATGTCGCGTTTGTATCAAAGAGGGTAACCACTGGCTCACGGGTTGGGCCGTCAGTCCACTCTCGCCACGTCATAACATCCGATGTCTCCTAACAATGGTCCTGCGTTGCGTAGCTTCGCAGAAATTCACACTCGTTCTTATTCAAACGTCCACTGAGTGTGCATGTGCATcagcagaggaaaacgcacgTGGATATAGCGATGCAAGAGACAGTTATTTTGGTTTTCCAGTTCCTGTTAGTGGGTTTTGTTGTTTTGGGGTACTCGCCAGGGATTGACAACACCGGAAAAGAATAATGCAGAAGTATGTAAGCCAGTCTCGCCGACGTATGCACTACTCCCAGTATCTCGGTTCAGCGCCGAATGTCCCAGAGAAACCAGCAAAAGGTGAACGCCCCAGTGATAGAACTCGCATAGGGTGTGAAGCGAGGTAATGTCAGCAGTGAGTCGCTAGTAGCTCACACACAGCAGCACCCAACTGACGTTCGTTTCTTGATCCATCCTTAACTGTGCAAGGGGAACCGTGAAGAAGTCCAGCGAGAGGGGGGTGGCAATCGCGAGTGTATATGCTGGCGCTGGTACGTCAGCGTAGGCCGTCACGGTGCGACATCTGGTTTGTGGACTGTCGTCGGTTCCATGTCAGAACATCGTGGGAATACGGTTGCGGACTGCCACAGGAGGTGAGGCTTGCCTTTGCTTCTCATTTGGCATTATGTTGTATCGAAGACTATAtgcaggtgagagagagcCGAATGGGTCCTGCGTCCAAGTGTCGCTGAGACTGGAGTACGACAGGTAGAAGAACATTGCTGGTCGGGCACTTCTTTGCGAGAGGGCGTGGTATCACACCTGATCTGAGAACCAGCGATACGTCAATATCAGAACGTCATCGGAATGGGGTTGTGGTCAGATGCAGGAAGTGAGGACCGCTTCTGATTCTCACTGGTTGTAGGCTGCTGCGTGGAGAAGTAGATGCGGTTGATCGAGACCGGAACGGTGCTGTGTCCGATTGTGAGTGAGCGTGGTATAGGAAGGAAGGTCAATTTGGCGGGTCGGGTAGTTCCGGGCGCGAGGGCGTGGTATCACACCTGATCTGAGAACCAGCGATACGTCAATATCAGAACGTCATCGGAATGGGGTTGTGGTCAGATGCAGGAAGTGAGGACCGCTTCTGATTCTCACTGGTTGTAGGCTGCTGCGTGGAGAAGTAGATGCGGTTGATCGAGACCGGAACGGTGCTGTGTCCGATTGTGAGTGAGCGTGGTATAGGAAGGAAGGTCAATTTGGCGGGTCGGGTAGTTCCGGGCGCGAGGGCGTGGTATCACACCTGATCTGAGAACCAGCGATACGTCAATATCAGAACGTCATCGGAATGGGGTTGTGGTCAGATGCAGGAAGTGAGGACCGCTTCTGATTCTCACTGGTTGTAGGCTGCTGCGTGGAGAAGTAGATGCGGTTGATCGAGACCGGAACGGTGCTGTGTCCGATTGTGAGTGAGCGTGGTATAGGAAGGAAGGTCAATTTGGCGGGTCGGGTAGTTCCGGGCGCGAGGGCGTGGTATCACACCTGATCTGAGAACCAGCGATACGTCAATATCAGAACGTCATCGGAATGGGGTTGTGGTCAGATGCAGGAAGTGAGGACCGCTTCTGATTCTCACTGGTTGTAGGCTGCTGCGTGGAGAAGTAGATGCGGTTGATCGAGACCGGAACGGTGCTGTGTCCGATTGTGAGTGAGCGTGGTATAGGAAGGAAGGTCAATTTGGCGGGTCGGGTAGTTCCGGGCGCGAGGGCATGGTATATCACAAGTGATTTAAGAGCTGCCGAGAAGTTAATATCAGAGAATCATAGGAGGCCTGCTGTTAGCTTTCATAGGAGGCGTGGATCGTTGTGGTTCCCTGCTGTGGTCTGGAGGTCGTTGTTCTGTTTCAAGTCGTCCTGCAGTGGTTTGCTATTTTGGGTTGTGATATAGTGGCAGTGGAAGATAGTGTAATGCTGCATCAGCGCAGGGAATGCTTGAGGTGGAGCCGTTGTCCTAATAAAATGTTCAGTGATGGCAACGCCTTAGCTTTGCAGCAATCGGGTACACTGGAGGTTTCAGAGAATGCCAACCTGAAGGGTAGCCGTTTGTAGCGGACTCCCGTAGAGGGATCGAGGATGCACGACTGTAAGCAGCTATCCATCTTTCCGGGTCTGCGTATTCTGAGATCTGTGTCCATCGTCGGCTGAAGTAGCCGGAGCGTATGGTGGCCTTTGGTGTGACAGCACCTAGCGCAGAATGTGAGTCCGTATCCTATACTTCACCTGACTAAATGCACAGATACGCAATACAGTCTCAACCAACGTTGTTTGACTAACGGATTCTTTGGAACGTCATTGTCGTCTTATGTAGTGGTCCTTCGCTCCAGGGTGGCGTGACGGTACGTTTGGATCAAAGCAATACGCAAGTAACTTCAGGCGTAATGTCACTGCTGACCGCTGTGGAATATCGACGAATCGACGCTTTGTTTGATCTGCCATGGTTGAGCTTTGCTCTCGAGGGCTCCCGTCATAGTCGCACGTACATGTAACATTCACACGCACTCAATACAGTGCTACTGCGGCCGTGGCGGATGCCGCGTAAGGTTCGAATTCGTGCGTTGTACGAAATAGCCTCTCTTAAATAGTCACTACCAATTcgaaacatgcatgcatcaatTATCCCGCCTGTGGCCTATTGGAAACTGAGTTGCACGTTGGTAGCCACTTCATGTGATGGTGTTGGTATGTGGCAAACCCGACGTCTTAAGTAAGATGAAGGTGGCTTTTTTTTACTAGTTCTGGTCGAGAAGATGGGAGTTCATGGAGGCGGAAGGCTCAAACGTTGCCATCACGGCCTTCGTATTTTTTCCACTTCCCAAAGAGATAGGCACAAAAACTTTATATTAGTGAGACACATCGATGAGCTAGAACTTCTCTGTAAATATACTACGTAACTGGCCCAGGTCCGACAGCAGCACATGATGCACTGAAGAGCCTACAGAGATCGCCTGACACTTGCGAATTCTCACATCACTAGTGTTACAACTTTAAAAGAACGCTTGTttggttctcttcttttaTGCCAGCTCGAATTCGAGGATCGGTTCTTTGGTGGTCGCGCAGAGGATTACCTACCTTGACTGCTTTTATCTCATAACTGAAGTAATATCCAGTATCCTAGGTCCCACAGTATGTCTGGTTATTCGACTTGACTTACACAATTCGGGATCGCGGATTATTTGTACCAATATTTGCTTAGGACGTTGTGAAGAAAGGGAGTGGCTGCGACGTCGTTTCACCCTCTGGCTACCTCGTCCTTTTCATGGCGATGGTACCGGTTTGAATGCGTGGGAAAATGCTCCACTCGGTTTGTTGGCGTATATAATTAATAGTGCGCCATGGCGCAGAAATCAGTTACTTTAGGAATACTTTTAGGGCTTTGTCGGTTTTCATTTCTCGTACATAGAATCCATGAAACGTGTGAGAAATCCGCAGATTCCAGTCTCCCATGTTGACGAGGGTATGCAACCTCAATGAACAGGAAGTACGTTTTTGCCGCTGGAATAAACTGGAAAATTCGACCTTGGCTACAGGATTAAGAACTAC
This portion of the Toxoplasma gondii ME49 chromosome III, whole genome shotgun sequence genome encodes:
- a CDS encoding Toxoplasma gondii family C protein (encoded by transcript TGME49_321170~Signal peptide predicted by SignalP 2.0 HMM (probability 0.521) with cleavage site probability 0.190 at residue 53~Predicted trans-membrane domain (TMHMM2.0):194-217), translating into MESMVEKKRSAFSTGWHLPSQLKARLGLLFHHDSPILLLSVVLSLMVLEPLVSLDCSACRVCTALADSVSGRETDTDWSDTYRWTETGDSTTVEGSGGVTEVEEGNPAEGNSGAIEAEDRTTVEGCGGATEVYGGTAEVYDGAVEVYGGAAEENYTSVGKPIESHAVEPLRERSTNPSVAAHVSRIRHCGRARPVVASGILAGLVLSVLLGAIVLNSGRKAHKATTPAPSRV